The following DNA comes from Lentibacillus sp. Marseille-P4043.
TGACAACATATTTGACGCAGCCGAGTTATTCCGGCTAGAATTTTAATGCGATTTTCTCGTATTGTTTCCTGGTCCAAATGCTTGAGGGTTTTATGGCGCAACTTGGCCAAATAACTGGCATAGAGTGTCTTCTGCTCTGGCAGTAATTCAGTCGCTTCGATTACTTCCCTTTTCTCTGGTAATTCACCAAGCACATCCTTCTTGACCCTGCGCAGCATAAATGGATGAATCCTCCGGGCGATCTGTTTATTCGTTAACTCACTGTACTCTCTTAACCCTAAGAATAATTCAGGAAACACGACATGAAAGATTGACCAGAGCTCCTCTAGCGCATTTTCCATTGGTGTACCTGTTAAAGCAAAACGGTGGGTTGCCTGCAATTGTTTCACCGCTCGGGCAGTTTGGGTGAGGGCATTTTTAAACATCTGTGCTTCATCGAAAAATACGACATGAAATTCCTGTTTCTCATACCAGCGCAAATCACTGCGTAGTAATGGATAGCTCGTGATGATGACGTCCATATCTGCTTTATCCTTTTGCAACTGCATCCGCTCTGACTTGTTTCCATCTAAGATCATTGCTTGAATCTCTGGTGCGAATTTCATGATTTCACTTTGCCAGTTATACGTAACAGATGAAGGACACACAATCAATGCCGGCTGTCCTTTTTCACGAATAATAGGAAGTTCGGATAAAATAAATGCAATGCTTTGAATGGTTTTTCCAAGTCCCATATCGTCCGCTAAAATGCCTCCAAACCCATAACTAGCAAGGGTTTTCATCCAGTTATATCCCTCTTTTTGATAGTTTCGCAACACTCCTTCTATCTGTGCTGGAATTTCAAACTGTAAGCGTTCTGGATGTTGAAGCTTCTCTAAAAACGCACGGAATGATGCCTCCATTGAAACGGCATCACGATCCTCAAAATAATTGATGAGCCTTAGCCCTTCGACAACAGGGACTTTAAAACGCGTTTCCCACTCCTCATCTTGAACAGGAGCAGCATGCAAGAAACGCCTGATCTCTTCCATTTCCCTCGTCTCCAAGGATAGCAACGCACCATCCTGCAGCCGGTAATACTTCCGCTTCTCTTCTAATGCTGCTAGCAGTTCTTTGATCTCCGTCTCTGGAATACCATCCATCGTAAACGTAAACTCAAGCCAATTTGTCCGCTCCTTATAATGCCTCACCTTGATTTTCGGGATTGTTGTTTTTGGTAAAATTCGCAGGCGTACAGCAGTTGTCGCATACACTTGAACCAATTTCTGCAATTTCGGCAATTCATGGTACAAAAAATTATATTCTAATTCCTCATTTTGCAGGTAATAGCCACTCTCTGTTTGGGTAAACTCGCTCTCTTCCATCAACTGAAGAATCGTTTCTTCCTTCTCCATATCCCGAATAATCATTGAACCTACTTTCGGTTGCCGATAATCAAGCGGATTGATGACCACTCCTTCATAATGGAATTCCAGTCCAGCGAGCAGTCGATTGTTCACGCGATCTACAAAAAGCTTCGCCTGAAGGGGTGTTTTATGCAGCTGGTCGGTAATCTCTCCAGATAAATGGACCTCCCCTATTTTTCGTAAATGTGGCAATAGCTGTTCCATAAAATATTTCAATTGATGAGCCGGTATGGTAATTTCATTCGATTGGGAACGCTCCAGCATCCGCTTTAATTCATAGAGACGCTGGGCTTCCTCGCTTTTTACGACAACAACCTTCCCAGCCGATAGAACCGTGTCATATTCTTTTAAAATCATCATTTCGCTTAACCCGTTAATAATCAGTTGATATCCGCTTTCCTCTGTACCAGTAAATTCAAATGTTAAAGGTAACGGTTCATCGGATACATGAAAATGATGATAGCTTTTCCCAGCGTATTGTAAGATCACTTTTGGTGCACGTGCCAATAAAGGTTCGACTCTCTTCCAGAAGGATGCTGGAACAAGCAACATCCCTTTGTCCCAATGAGACTTCCCGGGTATTGCTCGACGATACATTTTTTCATCTTCCATCACAAGAATGAGCTGCTGCACAATGTCATCCGTCACACTGTCAAAACAATACTTGGTTGGATCGTATCGGAATTCATCTGATAGGGCATGAATTCTGCCTTCCTTAACGCTCTCCAAAAATTCACGGATATCCGCTATTCTGTTTGATGCGATGGAAATTTCGATACCGAACCGCTCATTCCCTCTGGCAGTAACACCCTTACAGAAAAACGTCGTATCCAAGACTTCTCGATTTTCAAAATGGATTTGCTGGCCACTTCTAGGAGTTGATCCCGACTCAAATAATCGCAACAACCCTTCCGACAGCTCTCCCTCCGTTTGGTCAAAGGCCCACTCATCCGGGTTCTTCTCTGGCTGGTAATGTTGCCACGCAATCAATACTGCAGCAACATGTTGGCAGTCCTTTTGAACAGACGAAAGCGACGGACAGCTGCAATGCGCCTTGAATCCTTTAGAATGTTTCTCGAGGTGTACATGAAAATCCTCCGCTCCTTTGACTGCAGCATGTAAGGAATTGGGAGTTACTTCTTCTACTGTTACTTTTCCATTACGATAAAAGGCTTCCCCTCGTTTAAAGGAGGCAGCCCCACACCGATCTTTGATGATTTTTTGATTAAGTTTGATTTCCATGGGGTAGCCTCCTTTCTGTATAACCGGTCGTTAATCTTCTTCTATAAATTTATCATGAAGAATATTTTCTTGCCATATAAACGGATCTTGGTGGGATCGATGGTAGGGCGGGAAATTTATAGGGATGCAAAAGTTGGTGGGTAAATATATGAAGTAATTTGGGTAAATGGTAATTTCGATGAGTGAAGGAAACTATTTGATTATTTGCGGATAGCGGAAAAGGAAAACGCGATCCATTGCATAATATTGGTTAACATGGAAGTTGTTAAAGCAAGGTGGGAACCCTTTGTCAAACAAATCCAACTCCTCATTTGCCCCTGCGTCCTAAAAACCAATAACACTCACAAATATTGATGTGTATCAACATTTGCGAGTGTTTTAAAATAAACTCGTTTTTACCTAAAATACCGGTGGGCCGTTCTCTACATCATACATACAATATTTAAAAGTAGTTTCGTATTGTTGTCAAAACTCTCTTCAAATCATGTTCATGTAGCTTTCCTATTTTAAATAGCAACTCTTTAAAATGCACAGTATTTAGTTTGGAGCATCTGACAACGGACGGTTTGTCTAAGCCCGCTTCTTCCCAGTATTCTACTGCAACATCAAATTCATTTCTTGCATGTTGACTTGTAACTGTTGCGATTAAGTGATCTAATTCAACAACTGTATTTCGCAAGTGAAAATTGAGCCACATCGCAATTTAATTTTGAGCCACTTACTTTTTAGTTATTTTTAATCCAATCTTCTGTTTCTCTCATTCGATAAGAAGTACCATTCATATTTAAAACGTGTGACTTATGAGTTAAACGATCCGTTAATGCTGCTGTTAATACGGCATCGTGGAAGATCTCTTGCCACTTTAAAAATGACAAATTACTGGTGATGATCGTTGACTTTCGATCTGCCCTTAAGGATAGATGGGAAAACAGTAATTCAGCTCCTTCTTTATCAAATGAGATATATCCTAATTCATCCAATATTACGAGATCATACTTTTCAAATTTTAATTCAAATGATCGTAATGTGCGTTCCGAGCGATGTTCCTTCAATTGATTAATAAAAGAAGGCACTGTCGCAAAGAAAACACGATATCCGGCTAAACATGCTTCCATTCCTAACCCAATAGCTAGATGCGTTTTACCGGTTCCAGGAGGGCCTGTCAAAATGACATTCCGGCCCTCTTTAATAAAGGATAGGGTTTTTAGGTCTGGTAGTTTTTGTTGCGCTGGCTTTGGTAATGCTTCTTCTACTAATTCATCTAACAATTTCTTTTGTGGAAAATTCGCAGCCCTAATTCGGTTTTGCTTTGCGCGAATTAATCGATCTGCTTTTTCCTGTGTTAATACTTGAAGTAATACATCATATGCCCGTTCTGGATGTTTAAAATTGCTAGAATCCTGAACCATTTTTCGAATGCTTGGTAGTCTTAAATCCTTACATAACTCAATTAGCTTTGTTTGTTGTTCCATTTCACACTACTCCTTCTGTTGTATAAAAAAGATCCTGATAAGCTCGTAGATTCGATTCAGCTTGTTTTGCTATATCATCATTTTCTTCGATCATTGGAGATCCGTCTGATTGCTCACATATAAACTGAATTCGCTCTGTTGAAATATAATCGAATCGGACTTGTTTCAATTGCTCAATGGCCTTTAATACTTCCTCAAGATTATCTTTTTCCTTTATAAAATGGAGTAGCTCTAGAAAATCTTTCTCTTTTCCGATATAATACTGTTGATAGATATTTTTAATATGGGTTGGTGCCTGCTTCATACATTGACTTTGATTCAGGGCACCTTTTTTCTTTTCAAATGTTTTCAAATAGTGATAGATATCCATTTCCCACTGATGAATCCCCCAATTTCGAGGATGGGCCGCCACAAATTCACCATCAATAAATATTCGAATATGCTCTGCCCCTACCTTGGCACGGATATATTTCCCCACATGTCCCTCAGGGACAGAATAGTGATTTTGTTTAATCACAATGGTACTGTATTTATCTACTCGGCATTCAACCAATTCTGCTGCGTCAAATGGGTGAATTGTATTCTTTTTCACTGTCTTTTTCTCTTTTTTCAACAGGTCGATATGCTTTTCCTTATATTCATGATGCAGTCGCTGGTTCAATGTTTGTAATACAGTAATTAAATGTTGATTAGCTTCTGTTATGTTTTCGAACTTGTATATGGATGAAAATGCCTTCCGCCGTATAAACTCGACACTTCGTTCTACATGCCCTTTTTCATTTCCTTTTCTCGCTTCACATAATCGGATACGAAATTGATAATAGTTCGAGATCTGGATCATTGGGTCCGTGATCGTTTTTGCGTTACCAATAAATGATTTCACCACTGTTCGCATGTTGTCGTAAGTAAAGACTGCTGGTATAAAATCCAAGTGTTCGATCAGTTTCGCATGTACGTCCAATACACATATTTGAGTTTCCGATTCATATAATCTCGCAAACCGATAATTACTATATGGCAACGTAAAAACAGCTAGCGAATAACTTCCTATCTTTCCATCTATCTCTAATTTCACTTCTCCCCAATCAAATTCAACCTCTGCACCTGGTTCACAATACTTGCGAATAAACACTTCTCTCTTCTTCTCCGTTTCTTCATTCACATAATTTCTAACCGTTGTATAGCCGATGTTATACCCTTCGTCTCGTAATGCTTCATACATATCAATCATTTTCATTTGTTGTTTAGCCATGTAATGTTGTTTTTTCCATTCATTTTCAGCAATGAATTGTTGTAACTTCGCTTGTATTTCCTCTGTAAGGACGCGTTTTTTACTGATTCTTGGTTTATACGTTGGTGCGCTCATAATGTCTTCAGGAATCGGCAACTGTCGAATATCCTGCTGTTTGCTTTCTTCAAACTTCGCAATGTATTTCTTTATCGTATTCCTTGCGACTTTAGTTGCTTTTGAAATGCTTCTTTGGCTCTCTCCATTTAGATATCTTTTAATAATTTCTTGTTTCATGTTCAATGTCACCACTCCCGAAACTCCCCCAATATTAAATTGTAATACTAGGGTAT
Coding sequences within:
- the istA gene encoding IS21 family transposase, producing MNMKQEIIKRYLNGESQRSISKATKVARNTIKKYIAKFEESKQQDIRQLPIPEDIMSAPTYKPRISKKRVLTEEIQAKLQQFIAENEWKKQHYMAKQQMKMIDMYEALRDEGYNIGYTTVRNYVNEETEKKREVFIRKYCEPGAEVEFDWGEVKLEIDGKIGSYSLAVFTLPYSNYRFARLYESETQICVLDVHAKLIEHLDFIPAVFTYDNMRTVVKSFIGNAKTITDPMIQISNYYQFRIRLCEARKGNEKGHVERSVEFIRRKAFSSIYKFENITEANQHLITVLQTLNQRLHHEYKEKHIDLLKKEKKTVKKNTIHPFDAAELVECRVDKYSTIVIKQNHYSVPEGHVGKYIRAKVGAEHIRIFIDGEFVAAHPRNWGIHQWEMDIYHYLKTFEKKKGALNQSQCMKQAPTHIKNIYQQYYIGKEKDFLELLHFIKEKDNLEEVLKAIEQLKQVRFDYISTERIQFICEQSDGSPMIEENDDIAKQAESNLRAYQDLFYTTEGVV
- a CDS encoding DEAD/DEAH box helicase, whose product is MEIKLNQKIIKDRCGAASFKRGEAFYRNGKVTVEEVTPNSLHAAVKGAEDFHVHLEKHSKGFKAHCSCPSLSSVQKDCQHVAAVLIAWQHYQPEKNPDEWAFDQTEGELSEGLLRLFESGSTPRSGQQIHFENREVLDTTFFCKGVTARGNERFGIEISIASNRIADIREFLESVKEGRIHALSDEFRYDPTKYCFDSVTDDIVQQLILVMEDEKMYRRAIPGKSHWDKGMLLVPASFWKRVEPLLARAPKVILQYAGKSYHHFHVSDEPLPLTFEFTGTEESGYQLIINGLSEMMILKEYDTVLSAGKVVVVKSEEAQRLYELKRMLERSQSNEITIPAHQLKYFMEQLLPHLRKIGEVHLSGEITDQLHKTPLQAKLFVDRVNNRLLAGLEFHYEGVVINPLDYRQPKVGSMIIRDMEKEETILQLMEESEFTQTESGYYLQNEELEYNFLYHELPKLQKLVQVYATTAVRLRILPKTTIPKIKVRHYKERTNWLEFTFTMDGIPETEIKELLAALEEKRKYYRLQDGALLSLETREMEEIRRFLHAAPVQDEEWETRFKVPVVEGLRLINYFEDRDAVSMEASFRAFLEKLQHPERLQFEIPAQIEGVLRNYQKEGYNWMKTLASYGFGGILADDMGLGKTIQSIAFILSELPIIREKGQPALIVCPSSVTYNWQSEIMKFAPEIQAMILDGNKSERMQLQKDKADMDVIITSYPLLRSDLRWYEKQEFHVVFFDEAQMFKNALTQTARAVKQLQATHRFALTGTPMENALEELWSIFHVVFPELFLGLREYSELTNKQIARRIHPFMLRRVKKDVLGELPEKREVIEATELLPEQKTLYASYLAKLRHKTLKHLDQETIRENRIKILAGITRLRQICCHPGLFVDGYEGSSAKFEQLMRIIEEARQTGRRVLIFSQFTKMLQLIGQKIAFQGIPYYYLDGQTPAAERVALCNSYNAGQRDIFLISLKAGGTGLNLTGADTVIFYDSWWNPAVEEQAADRAHRIGQKQAVQVIKLVAKGTIEEKMNELQERKRHLIEQVIDPKDERLNRLTEEDIRDLLG
- the istB gene encoding IS21-like element helper ATPase IstB, producing the protein MEQQTKLIELCKDLRLPSIRKMVQDSSNFKHPERAYDVLLQVLTQEKADRLIRAKQNRIRAANFPQKKLLDELVEEALPKPAQQKLPDLKTLSFIKEGRNVILTGPPGTGKTHLAIGLGMEACLAGYRVFFATVPSFINQLKEHRSERTLRSFELKFEKYDLVILDELGYISFDKEGAELLFSHLSLRADRKSTIITSNLSFLKWQEIFHDAVLTAALTDRLTHKSHVLNMNGTSYRMRETEDWIKNN
- a CDS encoding type II toxin-antitoxin system PemK/MazF family toxin → MRNTVVELDHLIATVTSQHARNEFDVAVEYWEEAGLDKPSVVRCSKLNTVHFKELLFKIGKLHEHDLKRVLTTIRNYF